One region of Eremothecium gossypii ATCC 10895 chromosome II, complete sequence genomic DNA includes:
- the PET309 gene encoding Pet309p (Syntenic homolog of Saccharomyces cerevisiae YLR067C (PET309)): MKCLSALRHVQCVRFMQVAAQVSKRISPVQNAQAAYQSLPPGTQSAMQNAREKADLGEEDLTLISQCNIRNSTVLRGAVLQYFKTFEQYGAVKKVAARLLMEPNGDFRGDLTLAETKLYLESLVELRQFADAVQAVEKMIRQSALRSPWQAHKLVCVLFTRLWAHIPPQEVLAYLASMLRALHGTCSFGPPWVNTDIVKLFFHFFRAFPEIESYQHQALSLIESQLDACAAAEFSSTLLQIHLVHRRFQLCEQVWKYKVQKKFPTTSADLTAIMEAYSHKGDWQGVVDLYESHSSVRNLSNHFELKLYAHARLHDWRNLKDSFNCLFGLGKLPSLEHYSVVMLALAHNGNTDLVEQLYLQLLRRGLTPTNAILRSMVLAGYKAGDLSRAVNNFELFKHNGIKPTSGDYLLLLRVYRRLGDLELSFKALRRLTQESYTLYDKHFACIIDTCAKTCSHGVASELFKLMEEHYGVTATGHSVSSLMRVYLSSMLPQKAVNLFKIYSNKPLDSKFLLYPVLLEAYLQLRNYKRFEETLKEFTSIEQSSYLNVCEVTIRYLAEHKHDTKAAEAVLDQFIKKNPSSIRANLFEPILKEYDRTQDTDASLALFKNMAELKVAMSTKTLLYLLKSTFKRSLKTHQDLNDYVEWSINILKRVRDKNIIMENSFLYPAVVAYPVKMLAKHHHPNTAVRLLTEYYEIFGKKIPRSDESIVVTKALMVVAGEAQNWQEFEEHYSNLMEKISKMKGPENKVQDNKRISNVLFGVLGYKMESMQATGKIQEIPSVLQEYEQMGLILTNSMWNKIIKTLVSDDKTIKLGIGFANENFIQGYSLRNANKLIQTSDEQFLSPFQKHIKERQKVNPKAFKPKKYLNYSTYCEIAKSLDEYLNRRCDQLDEEVAQLTNTYPRFMKRYLRRSRNVRNWRDFERRHNNFFEHLHMQNELLLQAL; encoded by the coding sequence ATGAAGTGTCTTTCGGCGCTCCGCCATGTGCAGTGCGTAAGATTCATGCAGGTGGCGGCACAGGTATCGAAGAGGATCAGTCCTGTGCAGAATGCACAGGCAGCGTACCAATCGCTTCCACCTGGGACGCAGAGCGCGATGCAGAACGCACGGGAAAAGGCAGATCTGGGGGAAGAGGACCTCACATTGATATCTCAATGTAATATACGAAACTCCACCGTGCTGCGGGGCGCGGTTCTGCAGTATTTTAAGACATTCGAACAGTACGGCGCAGTCAAAAAGGTTGCAGCACGATTGTTGATGGAACCTAACGGGGACTTCCGTGGAGATCTCACGTTAGCTGAGACGAAACTGTACTTGGAGTCGCTGGTGGAGCTGCGGCAGTTCGCCGATGCGGTGCAGGCGGTGGAAAAAATGATACGGCAGTCTGCTCTGCGATCTCCATGGCAAGCCCACAAGCTTGTCTGTGTGTTGTTCACGAGACTGTGGGCGCACATTCCACCGCAGGAGGTGTTAGCATATCTTGCGTCGATGCTGCGGGCATTACACGGGACCTGCAGTTTCGGTCCTCCGTGGGTGAACACAGACATCGTGAAGCTGTTTTTCCATTTCTTCCGGGCGTTTCCCGAGATCGAAAGCTACCAACATCAAGCTCTTTCGCTTATTGAGTCTCAGCTTGATGCgtgcgctgcagcagagtTTTCTTCAACGCTACTGCAGATACACCTGGTTCATAGAAGGTTCCAATTGTGTGAGCAGGTATGGAAGTACAAGGTTCAGAAGAAGTTCCCCACTACCAGTGCGGATCTGACCGCTATCATGGAGGCATATTCGCACAAAGGAGATTGGCAAGGTGTAGTCGATCTTTACGAATCGCATTCATCTGTGCGTAACTTGAGCAATCATTTTGAACTAAAGTTGTATGCGCACGCCCGATTGCATGATTGGCGTAATCTGAAGGATTCATTCAACTGTTTATTCGGTCTCGGTAAGCTTCCCTCCCTGGAACACTACAGCGTGGTCATGCTGGCTCTGGCTCATAATGGAAACACAGATCTGGTGGAACAACTGTATCTGCAGCTTTTACGGAGAGGTCTTACGCCCACTAACGCGATATTGAGGTCCATGGTTTTGGCCGGCTATAAAGCGGGAGATCTATCCCGTGCTGTGAATAACTTTGAACTCTTTAAACACAATGGGATAAAACCCACATCTGGTGATTACCTTTTACTTCTGCGCGTGTACCGTCGACTGGGAGATCTCGAGCTATCATTCAAAGCTTTGCGTCGTTTAACACAGGAGAGTTATACGTTGTATGACAAACACTTTGCGTGTATAATCGACACCTGTGCAAAAACATGCAGTCACGGCGTTGCCAGTGAACTATTTAAGCTCATGGAAGAGCACTATGGTGTGACCGCCACGGGCCATAGCGTTTCATCTCTCATGCGTGTCTATCTTTCTTCAATGCTACCTCAGAAGGCCGTCAACCTGTTTAAAATTTACTCGAACAAGCCCCTGGATAGTAAGTTCCTGCTGTATCCAGTATTACTTGAGGCTTATTTGCAACTGAGAAACTATAAAAGATTTGAAGAAACGCTCAAAGAATTTACGAGTATTGAGCAATCATCATATTTAAACGTGTGTGAAGTAACGATCCGGTATCTAGCAGAGCACAAGCACGACACTAAGGCAGCAGAAGCGGTTCTAGACCAATTTATTAAAAAAAACCCTTCCTCTATTAGGGCAAATTTATTTGAACCCATTTTAAAGGAATACGATCGGACTCAGGATACAGATGCGTCGCTTGCGCTATTCAAAAACATGGCAGAATTGAAAGTGGCAATGTCGACTAAAACGCTATTGTATTTATTGAAGTCAACTTTTAAGAGATCCTTGAAAACGCATCAAGATCTTAATGACTACGTGGAATGGTCTATCAACATACTAAAGCGTGTACGTGACAAGAATATTATAATGGAGAACTCCTTTCTTTACCCTGCAGTTGTAGCATATCCTGTGAAAATGCTGGCGAAACATCACCACCCAAATACTGCAGTGCGACTACTAACAGAATATTATGAAATTTTCGGCAAAAAAATACCTAGAAGCGATGAAAGTATTGTGGTAACCAAGGCGTTGATGGTAGTTGCTGGTGAAGCCCAAAATTGGCAGGAATTCGAAGAACACTACTCCAACTTAATGGAAAAAATTAGTAAAATGAAAGGTCCGGAGAACAAAGTTCAGGACAATAAAAGGATTAGCAATGTCTTATTCGGTGTACTTGGTTATAAAATGGAATCTATGCAAGCTACCGGTAAAATTCAAGAAATACCCTCTGTTCTACAGGAATATGAACAAATGGGGTTGATTTTAACCAACAGTATGTGGAATAAAATCATAAAGACATTGGTGAGTGACGATAAAACAATCAAGCTAGGAATCGGCTTCGCTAACGAAAACTTCATTCAAGGCTATTCATTGCGTAACGCTAATAAGTTGATACAGACATCTGATGAACAGTTCTTGTCTCCATTCCAGAAACATATTAAGGAGAGACAGAAAGTTAACCCTAAAGCATTTAAACCAAAGAAGTACCTGAACTACTCAACATACTGTGAGATTGCAAAATCTCTGGATGAGTACCTCAATCGCAGATGTGATCAATTGGACGAGGAAGTAGCGCAATTGACAAACACCTACCCCCGGTTTATGAAGCGATATCTAAGGCGCTCTCGTAATGTACGGAACTGGCGCGATTTTGAACGTAGGCATAACAATTTCTTTGAGCATCTACACATGCAGAACGAACTACTTCTGCAAGCTCTCTGA
- the FYV7 gene encoding Fyv7p (Syntenic homolog of Saccharomyces cerevisiae YLR068W (FYV7)), with protein sequence MVGVGKKFTKESKVREIQKNLHKRAKLKRQYLKTLEQEGYEVPEEQKRQKPSFEQRKGEKKQKVDEKKEHARRRKREQKEEMEAKRQRELDELERAKVRQVERERRNKRIQQKTRSGQPKMGPRINDLLDKIQKDTTYTS encoded by the coding sequence ATGGTGGGCGTAGGTAAAAAGTTCACAAAGGAGTCCAAAGTCCGGGAGATTCAGAAAAACCTGCATAAGCGGGCGAAACTGAAGAGACAGTACTTGAAGACGCTCGAGCAGGAGGGCTACGAGGTGCCAGAGGAGCAAAAGAGACAGAAACCGTCATTCGAGCAGCGTAAGGGGGagaagaagcagaaggTTGACGAGAAAAAGGAGCATGCACGGCGGCGGAAGCGCGAGCAGAAGGAAGAGATGGAGGCCAAGCGGCAGCgggagctggacgagctggagcgGGCGAAGGTGAGGCAGGTGGAACGCGAGCGGCGGAACAAGCGGATACAACAGAAGACGCGGTCCGGGCAGCCAAAGATGGGGCCCCGGATTAACGACCTGCTGGACAAGATCCAGAAGGATACGACGTACACGTCGTGA
- the MEF1 gene encoding Mef1p (Syntenic homolog of Saccharomyces cerevisiae YLR069C (MEF1)), translating to MLERAALLHRLRLPAHSLPFIYNGALFGGAKRSFSATSKRCTYEEEKAVLDELKPQLTADDLKHSKLLRNIGVSAHIDSGKTTFTERVLYYTGRIKAIHEVRGRDSVGAKMDHMDLEREKGITIQSAATYCSWDKDQESYHFNLIDTPGHIDFTIEVERALRVLDGAVLVVCAVSGVQSQTVTVDRQMRRYNVPRVTFINKMDRMGADPFKAIQQINTKLRIPAAAVHVPIGSESDLCGVVDIINRVAIYNEGENGEVLRKGPVPEELQDLVEEKRLLLVETLADVDDEMAEIFLDEQEPTVQQIKDAIRRATIARKFTPVLMGSALANTGIQNVLDAIVDYLPEPSEVLNTALDVSNNETKVNLIPSSHHPFVGLAFKLEEGNYGQLTYIRVYQGKLKKGGYITNVRTGKKVKVSRLVRMHSNEMEDVNEIGAGEICATFGIDCSSGDTFTDGKLKYSMSSMYVPDAVISLSISPNSKDSATNFSKALNRFQKEDPTFRVRFDPESKQTIISGMGELHLEIYVERMRREYNVACTTGKPQVSYRESIQIPATFDYTHKKQSGGAGQYARVMGNLTPVANSSENTFTTAVVGGRIPDKYLAACAKGFEEVCEKGPLIGHKVLGINMLINDGAIHAVDSNELAFKTATTAAFVQSFMQAQPVVLEPIMTVTVTAPNEFQGNVITLLNKLQAVIQDTENGHDEFTMTSECSLNTMFGFATSLRASTQGKGEFSLEFKQYSPASPQLQKQLIEEYRKSKK from the coding sequence ATGCTTGAAAGAGCTGCTTTGCTGCATAGACTGAGACTTCCTGCGCATAGCCTGCCATTCATCTATAATGGCGCTTTGTTTGGGGGGGCAAAACGGTCCTTCAGTGCCACAAGTAAACGATGCACTTATGAAGAGGAGAAAGCCGTCCTCGACGAACTCAAGCCCCAACTAACGGCAGATGACCTAAAACACTCCAAATTGCTGCGTAATATCGGTGTTTCAGCGCACATTGACTCCGGAAAGACGACTTTTACCGAACGTGTGCTGTACTACACTGGGAGAATCAAGGCCATCCACGAGGTGCGCGGCCGCGACAGTGTTGGGGCAAAGATGGACCACATGGATTTGGAGAGAGAAAAGGGTATTACGATCCAGTCTGCAGCTACGTACTGCTCGTGGGACAAGGACCAGGAGTCGTACCATTTCAACCTCATTGACACGCCCGGGCACATCGACTTCACCATCGAGGTTGAGCGTGCGCTACGGGTATTGGACGGTGCAGTTCTAGTTGTTTGTGCTGTGTCAGGTGTTCAGTCTCAGACGGTTACCGTCGACCGGCAGATGCGAAGATACAATGTTCCTCGTGTTACGTTCATCAACAAGATGGACCGTATGGGCGCAGATCCCTTCAAGGCAATCCAGCAGATCAACACCAAGCTTCGGAtccctgctgctgccgtGCATGTTCCAATTGGCTCCGAATCGGATCTATGCGGTGTGGTGGATATAATCAACAGGGTAGCTATCTACAATGAAGGTGAAAATGGTGAAGTTCTTCGTAAGGGTCCAGTCCCAGAGGAACTGCAGGATCTCGTTGAAGAGAAACGCTTGCTTTTAGTTGAAACATTGGCGGATGTTGACGATGAGATGGCAGAGATCTTCCTGGATGAACAAGAGCCTACCGTGCAACAGATTAAGGATGCCATCCGCAGGGCGACTATTGCCAGAAAATTTACACCTGTTCTCATGGGATCTGCGTTGGCTAACACCGGTATTCAAAATGTGCTTGATGCGATCGTTGATTACCTTCCAGAGCCATCTGAAGTTTTGAACACCGCCCTAGATGTCTCGAACAACGAGACAAAGGTTAACCTGATCCCTTCATCTCACCATCCGTTTGTTGGTTTGGCATTCAAGCTAGAAGAAGGTAACTACGGGCAGCTAACGTACATTCGCGTTTACCAGGGTAAGCTAAAGAAGGGTGGTTACATCACCAACGTTAGGACTGGTAAGAAGGTTAAGGTTTCTAGACTTGTGAGAATGCACTCGAACGAAATGGAAGACGTAAACGAGATTGGCGCAGGCGAAATCTGTGCAACCTTTGGAATCGACTGTTCCTCGGGTGACACCTTTACCGATGGCAAGTTGAAGTACTCCATGTCCTCCATGTATGTTCCAGATGCGGTTATTTCTTTGTCGATCTCTCCAAACTCTAAGGATTCCGCAACCAACTTTTCAAAGGCTCTCAACCGGTTTCAGAAGGAAGACCCCACCTTCAGAGTTAGATTTGACCCAGAGTCCAAGCAAACTATTATTTCGGGTATGGGAGAACTGCACTTGGAAATCTACGTCGAGAGAATGAGACGTGAATACAACGTTGCCTGCACGACTGGTAAGCCCCAGGTGTCCTACAGGGAATCGATACAGATACCTGCTACCTTTGATTATACCCACAAGAAACAGTCTGGTGGTGCAGGTCAATACGCTAGGGTCATGGGCAACCTAACCCCTGTGGCGAACTCCAGTGAGAACACATTTACGACTGCTGTCGTCGGTGGCCGTATTCCTGACAAATACCTGGCTGCTTGTGCCAAGGGTTTCGAGGAGGTCTGCGAGAAGGGTCCTTTGATTGGACACAAGGTTTTGGGTATAAATATGCTGATCAACGATGGTGCTATCCATGCTGTTGACTCTAACGAATTGGCCTTCAAGACTGCGACAACCGCCGCATTTGTCCAGTCCTTCATGCAGGCCCAGCCGGTCGTACTAGAACCAATCATGACCGTCACTGTCACCGCGCCGAATGAGTTCCAGGGCAATGTTATCACACTTCTCAACAAGTTGCAAGCCGTTATCCAGGACACCGAAAATGGGCACGACGAATTCACTATGACCTCCGAATGCTCCTTAAATACCATGTTCGGCTTCGCTACTTCTTTGAGAGCGTCCACCCAGGGCAAGGGCGAATTTTCGCTCGAATTCAAGCAGTATTCTCCAGCATCGCCGCAACTACAGAAGCAGTTGATTGAGGAGTATCGGAAGAGCAAGAAATGA
- the XYL2 gene encoding D-xylulose reductase XYL2 (Syntenic homolog of Saccharomyces cerevisiae YLR070C (XYL2)) — translation MSSSMQQAVVLREKGAIVYEHRPVPVIEDPHYVKVKIEKTGICGSDVHYYLHGSIGPFVVRSPMVLGHESSGTVVEVGSDVTRVRIGDRVAIEPGVPSRYSEETKSGHYNLCREMRFAATPPYDGTLVKYYISPEDFLVKLPDSVSLEEGALCEPLAVAVHANRLAGTQFPSRVVVFGAGPVGLLTASVAKAFGATTVAIVDISKHKLCVAPALGVTHPVDSSDCSSPEALANKLRAELRSDVDIAFDCSGAEICIAAAVLICRPGGTHVQVGSSRDYVSFPLAEATVKQLRILGSFRYAAGDYATAVELLASKRVDAARLVTHRFPFDRAVEAYKFNATADEHIIKTIIEGP, via the coding sequence ATGTCATCAAGTATGCAGCAGGCGGTTGTCCTCCGCGAGAAGGGGGCTATAGTGTATGAACACAGGCCCGTCCCAGTTATCGAAGACCCTCACTACGTCAAGGTAAAGATCGAAAAGACGGGCATTTGCGGCTCTGACGTCCACTACTACCTTCATGGCTCAATTGGCCCATTTGTCGTCCGCAGTCCCATGGTTCTCGGACACGAGTCAAGCGGGACTGTAGTGGAGGTCGGCAGCGACGTCACGAGGGTTCGCATCGGCGACAGAGTGGCCATCGAACCTGGTGTTCCCAGCCGGTACTCAGAGGAGACCAAAAGTGGTCACTACAACCTGTGTCGCGAGATGCGTTTTGCCGCGACGCCCCCCTACGACGGGACTCTGGTCAAATATTACATCTCTCCTGAGGACTTCCTAGTCAAGCTCCCGGACAGCGTCAGCCTCGAGGAGGGCGCCCTGTGCGAACCGCTCGCCGTCGCGGTGCATGCCAATAGGCTTGCAGGGACGCAGTTCCCCAGCCGCGTCGTGGTCTTCGGCGCTGGCCCTGTCGGTCTCCTGACTGCCAGCGTCGCCAAGGCATTCGGCGCCACCACTGTCGCCATCGTGGATATCAGCAAGCACAAGCTCTGCGTGGCTCCAGCTCTCGGCGTGACCCACCCCGTTGACTCCTCCGACTGCTCGAGCCCCGAGGCTCTCGCCAACAAGCTCCGCGCAGAACTGCGCTCTGACGTAGACATCGCCTTCGACTGTTCCGGCGCCGAGATCTGCATCGCGGCAGCCGTGCTCATCTGCAGGCCCGGCGGCACCCACGTCCAGGTGGGCTCGAGCCGCGACTACGTCAGCTTCCCGCTGGCAGAGGCCACCGTAAAGCAGTTGCGTATCTTGGGGTCCTTCCGCTATGCAGCCGGCGACTATGCCACCGCAGTCGAGCTGCTCGCCTCCAAGCGGGTCGACGCGGCCAGGCTTGTGACTCACCGTTTCCCTTTCGACCGCGCGGTTGAGGCCTACAAATTCAACGCGACTGCCGATGAACATATCATCAAGACCATCATCGAAGGTCCCTAG
- the FET5 gene encoding ferroxidase FET5 (Syntenic homolog of Saccharomyces cerevisiae YFL041W (FET5)) produces the protein MAQRVFFHMVALVLCQLLNLGLVAAKVHRFNFTTGWVTARPDGVAKQVIGFNGQWPLPDIHVDKGDRVELYLTNGFADVGTTLHFHGLFHNSSEGNLAAMDGPDMVTQCGIPPGQTYLYNFSVPTQVGTYWYHSHTGAQYADGMRGAFVVHDPDAPFEYDEEMTLMVGDIYHKPYTQLVHEFLSRYNPTGAEPVPQNLLFNNTVDGSLYFKPNKTYLLRIINGAFFVSQYLYLEGHEFTIVETDGVYVQPNATNLLYLASGQRVSVLVHTKETTDRNFAFMQLFDEDMLDDIPSSLQLNRTNHVIYDDSKPRANPYFLPDYNNPAEEFYLTPLHGKPLYEHYDRQVVLDLHMDNLADGVNYAFFNNITYTTPKVPTLTTALTAGEFASNPLIYGNVNPFVLRYGEIVEIVINNYDDGKHPFHLHGHNFQLVQKSPASISEDGETVRYNESAPVMPYPEFPATRDTVVLEPNGHIVLRFRADNPGVWIFHCHVNWHMEQGLAAVFIEAPHELQAGDPLSDNYRQVCAASNIPNAGNAGGNSANWLDLSDAPRQQDPLPAGFTAKGYFAFALTTLAGLLGLYTITNFGLQKSVIDDAEMYNKLSVLLKENNVLD, from the coding sequence ATGGCACAGCGGGTGTTTTTTCATATGGTGGCGCTGGTGTTGTGCCAGTTGCTGAATCTCGGATTAGTGGCGGCAAAGGTTCACAGGTTCAACTTCACCACTGGATGGGTGACAGCCAGGCCAGATGGAGTCGCGAAGCAGGTGATTGGGTTCAACGGGCAATGGCCACTGCCAGATATCCATGTTGACAAGGGAGATCGCGTGGAGCTGTACCTGACGAACGGGTTTGCAGACGTAGGGACCACGCTGCACTTCCACGGGCTGTTCCACAACAGCAGCGAGGGAAACCTGGCGGCCATGGACGGACCGGACATGGTGACGCAGTGTGGGATTCCGCCGGGCCAGACGTACCTGTACAACTTCAGTGTGCCGACACAGGTGGGGACATACTGGTATCACTCGCACACGGGGGCGCAGTATGCGGACGGGATGCGCGGGGCGTTTGTCGTACACGACCCCGATGCGCCGTTTGAATACGATGAGGAGATGACCCTTATGGTGGGCGACATCTATCACAAACCGTACACGCAGCTGGTACACGAGTTTCTGTCTAGATACAACCCCACCGGCGCAGAGCCCGTGCCTCAGAATTTGCTATTTAATAATACGGTCGACGGGTCGCTGTACTTCAAGCCCAACAAAACGTACTTGCTACGGATTATCAACGGCGCTTTCTTTGTGTCGCAGTATTTGTACTTGGAGGGGCACGAGTTCACGATTGTGGAAACAGACGGTGTATACGTCCAGCCGAACGCCACCAATCTTCTGTATCTGGCATCTGGTCAGCGGGTATCTGTTCTGGTGCACACCAAGGAGACGACAGACCGCAATTTCGCTTTTATGCAGCTTTTTGACGAGGACATGCTAGACGACATCCCCAGCTCGCTCCAGCTAAACCGGACTAATCATGTGATCTACGATGACAGCAAGCCGCGAGCCAATCCGTACTTCCTGCCCGATTACAACAACCCTGCCGAGGAGTTCTATCTCACGCCGCTTCACGGCAAGCCGCTCTACGAGCACTATGATCGCCAAGTCGTATTGGACCTTCATATGGATAACCTGGCGGATGGTGTCAACTACGCCTTTTTCAACAACATCACCTACACGACACCAAAGGTGCCCACACTAACCACTGCACTCACCGCAGGCGAATTTGCCAGTAACCCCCTGATCTATGGCAACGTCAATCCATTTGTGCTGCGCTACGGGGAGATTGTCGAGATCGTCATCAACAACTATGACGACGGGAAACATCCCTTCCACTTGCACGGCCACAACTTCCAGTTGGTGCAGAAGTCACCAGCATCCATTAGTGAAGACGGAGAAACTGTCCGCTACAATGAGTCTGCCCCGGTAATGCCGTATCCTGAGTTCCCTGCAACCAGAGACACCGTCGTGTTAGAGCCCAATGGACACATAGTGCTGCGTTTCCGGGCGGACAATCCCGGTGTGTGGATCTTCCACTGCCATGTAAACTGGCATATGGAGCAAGGTTTAGCTGCTGTTTTTATCGAGGCACCCCACGAGTTGCAAGCCGGGGATCCCCTCTCTGACAACTACAGGCAAGTGTGTGCCGCCAGTAACATCCCCAACGCAGGTAATGCAGGAGGCAACTCTGCTAACTGGCTGGATTTGAGCGACGCTCCTCGCCAGCAAGACCCCCTACCCGCCGGATTTACCGCAAAGGGATATTTTGCGTTCGCTTTGACGACTTTGGCTGGCTTGCTTGGCCTATATACGATCACGAACTTCGGTCTGCAGAAGAGTGTTATTGACGATGCAGAGATGTACAATAAGCTCTCTGTCCTACTAAAGGAAAACAATGTTTTAGATTAG
- the SPC3 gene encoding signal peptidase complex subunit SPC3 (Syntenic homolog of Saccharomyces cerevisiae YLR066W (SPC3)), with product MFSLAQRFQVVSNKAMSWSLVTMAFVIVTSWIQLLHDNVFSLDSSIANIMPTVRVRSSRYFGSSNGKPKENVRLEFDLDADLAPLFNWNTKQVFVYLTAEYNEPDGLGGNVVTFWDHIIQDKAKSKVTLRAAKSKYSVWDATDRLSEKELSFKLHWNIQPWVGPLAYGETAGEHVITIQRPEEGHAKSNKTKKARRHANQRAKNA from the coding sequence ATGTTTTCCCTAGCGCAACGTTTTCAGGTTGTATCTAATAAGGCCATGTCATGGTCTCTGGTTACAATGGCGTTTGTCATTGTAACTTCATGGATCCAGCTTCTACATGATAACGTGTTCTCATTGGACTCTTCCATTGCAAACATAATGCCGACAGTGAGAGTGCGGAGTAGTCGGTACTTTGGATCGTCGAATGGGAAGCCTAAGGAGAACGTGCGTTTGGAGTTTGATTTGGATGCCGATCTTGCGCCACTCTTTAACTGGAATACGAAACAGGTATTTGTGTACCTAACGGCTGAGTATAACGAGCCTGATGGGCTGGGCGGTAATGTGGTGACCTTCTGGGATCATATTATCCAAGACAAGGCTAAATCCAAGGTTACATTACGCGCGGCCAAATCAAAGTACTCTGTTTGGGACGCTACAGATCGACTATCCGAGAAAGAACTATCTTTCAAGCTTCATTGGAACATACAGCCTTGGGTCGGGCCATTGGCGTATGGAGAAACGGCTGGTGAACATGTAATTACGATCCAAAGACCAGAGGAGGGCCATGCCAAGAGCAACAAAACGAAGAAGGCACGCAGGCATGCCAATCAGCGCGCGAAGAATGCCTAG